From a region of the Nonlabens dokdonensis DSW-6 genome:
- a CDS encoding S8 family serine peptidase, which translates to MKKLVLILFILRFVTSHAQDFHALVFFNDKPNTAASLTNLQTILTQRAIDRKARHNIPIDDRDMPMNQSYIAQIKTQPGITYKAQSKWFNCVHVVGSPADINALASLPFVSTIDFTDPTKSSSISNEDKFANMVTTPLAYGTARNQIEMIGIDDLHNTGNTGSGMLIAVTDSGFPNVDVNTGFAQLRNNNGIAGGWDFVDRDATIYEDHFHGSRVLSVMAGNDPGNFEGTAPDARYYLFRTEEASQETPAEMSYWVQAAERADSLGVDVINVSLGYLGFDNAAESLSYQDMNGTTAFISQGTNVAFEKGMLVVTSAGNSGNSATHPYNAAPADAFGAFSIGSVTANEVKSNFSSIGPTFDGRIRPDIAAQGSASATIDESGNLVSSSGTSFSAPTITGAIACLMQAFPNLTPQEIIDAVRASAQQFTTPDNLLGYGIPDFGAAQQTLSFNNYSTAHFNYHVKDKILYFNTAQGENLTSFQLFNLQGQLVLEQATTQEGFIDLNQVSNGLYFFRVDQSEDSHKLVIR; encoded by the coding sequence ATGAAAAAGCTAGTGTTGATATTATTTATTTTACGTTTTGTTACCTCTCACGCCCAAGATTTTCATGCATTAGTATTTTTTAATGATAAACCTAATACGGCAGCTTCATTAACTAACTTACAAACCATACTTACCCAAAGAGCTATAGACCGCAAAGCAAGGCACAACATCCCAATCGACGATCGGGACATGCCTATGAATCAGTCTTATATCGCACAAATAAAAACGCAACCAGGAATTACGTATAAGGCGCAATCTAAGTGGTTCAATTGTGTTCATGTAGTCGGTTCACCAGCAGATATTAATGCCCTAGCCAGTTTACCTTTTGTTTCAACTATTGATTTTACAGATCCTACTAAAAGTTCTTCCATAAGTAATGAGGATAAGTTTGCAAATATGGTGACCACACCGCTTGCATATGGGACAGCTAGAAATCAAATAGAAATGATAGGTATTGATGACTTACATAACACCGGTAATACTGGTTCAGGAATGCTCATAGCAGTCACTGACTCTGGTTTTCCTAATGTAGATGTGAATACAGGTTTTGCCCAATTGCGCAATAATAATGGTATTGCTGGTGGCTGGGATTTTGTAGATCGTGACGCAACTATTTATGAAGATCACTTTCATGGATCACGAGTATTGAGCGTTATGGCAGGTAATGATCCTGGTAACTTTGAAGGTACGGCACCAGACGCACGTTATTACTTATTTCGTACAGAAGAAGCATCACAAGAAACACCAGCCGAAATGTCTTATTGGGTCCAGGCTGCAGAGCGCGCCGACTCTCTTGGAGTAGATGTGATCAATGTTTCTTTAGGTTACTTAGGTTTTGATAACGCTGCCGAAAGTCTCAGCTATCAAGACATGAACGGTACAACAGCCTTTATCTCGCAAGGGACAAATGTTGCTTTTGAAAAAGGAATGCTGGTTGTTACCAGCGCAGGAAATTCTGGAAACAGCGCTACACATCCATACAACGCCGCTCCAGCCGATGCTTTTGGAGCGTTTTCCATAGGATCTGTGACTGCAAATGAGGTGAAATCTAATTTTTCTAGTATCGGCCCAACCTTTGATGGCCGGATACGTCCTGATATAGCTGCGCAAGGCAGTGCATCTGCAACTATAGATGAATCTGGAAATCTGGTCAGTAGCAGTGGTACGAGTTTTAGCGCGCCTACTATTACTGGTGCGATCGCTTGTTTAATGCAGGCTTTTCCTAATCTTACCCCACAAGAAATTATAGACGCTGTTCGCGCTAGTGCGCAACAATTTACCACGCCAGATAATCTTTTGGGTTATGGTATACCAGATTTTGGAGCAGCTCAACAAACCTTAAGTTTTAATAATTATTCTACAGCCCATTTCAATTATCATGTAAAAGATAAAATCTTGTATTTTAATACCGCTCAAGGCGAAAACCTAACATCTTTCCAGCTCTTTAACCTGCAAGGACAATTGGTTTTAGAACAAGCTACAACACAAGAAGGCTTTATCGACCTTAATCAAGTCTCTAACGGATTGTATTTTTTTAGAGTTGATCAAAGTGAGGATAGTCATAAATTGGTGATTCGATAA
- the rluF gene encoding 23S rRNA pseudouridine(2604) synthase RluF, which translates to MSETTGIRINKYLSEQGFCSRRAADKLIEQERVTINGKVPQMGTKVMPKDEVAVDGELISKKKEKPVYLAFNKPVGIVCTTDTRVEKDNIIDFINYPTRIFPIGRLDKMSEGLIFLTNDGDIVNKILRSRNNHGKEYIVTVDRSIDERFIQRMSSGIPILDTVTKECEVEQIGRKTFRIVLTQGLNRQIRRMCEYLDYRVTKLKRVRIMNVKLDIPHGTYRDLTKEELSELDRLTSKSAKTLD; encoded by the coding sequence ATGTCAGAAACTACAGGAATACGCATTAATAAATATCTGAGTGAACAAGGTTTTTGCTCAAGGCGCGCCGCAGATAAACTTATAGAGCAAGAACGTGTTACCATCAATGGCAAAGTGCCGCAAATGGGTACTAAAGTGATGCCTAAAGATGAAGTAGCTGTGGATGGCGAACTTATCTCAAAAAAGAAAGAGAAGCCAGTTTATCTGGCGTTTAATAAGCCAGTAGGAATTGTTTGTACAACCGATACTCGCGTAGAAAAGGACAATATCATTGATTTTATTAATTATCCTACACGCATATTTCCTATCGGGAGACTAGATAAAATGAGTGAAGGACTTATATTTCTTACTAATGATGGAGACATAGTAAATAAAATATTGCGATCTCGTAATAATCATGGTAAAGAATATATAGTTACTGTAGACCGATCTATAGATGAGCGTTTTATTCAAAGAATGTCGTCTGGAATCCCAATACTTGATACGGTAACAAAGGAATGCGAAGTAGAGCAAATAGGTCGCAAAACATTTAGAATCGTTCTTACACAAGGGCTCAACAGACAAATACGTCGCATGTGCGAATATCTAGATTATCGCGTGACAAAACTTAAGCGTGTACGTATAATGAATGTGAAATTAGATATACCTCATGGAACGTATCGAGATTTAACCAAAGAAGAGCTTTCTGAGCTGGATAGATTGACGAGTAAGAGCGCTAAAACCCTTGACTAA
- a CDS encoding fasciclin domain-containing protein, whose product MMKKLMKFPTYLFLAFLGLAVISCEDDDDGVVDPGNSAYDLTKSNPNFSTLGLAIERAGLVDVLDGNGTFTVFAPTNDAFNEFLIDNNFATLNDVPVDALRTTLLYHVLGTSVRSAQLADGYVKTSATNANGNAYDAYITAGLDPSINDATLDLSLIDINVDNGIVHVIDEVLTLPTIADLAVYNPNLSSLVAALSQEELVSVVDNENAALTVFAPLNSSFDALITEDPLNAGWTDLNDILALGDAGASATSTLDGVLTYHVLTTGAVRAGTITDGLMPTTAQGSMFTINTTNNVTITDANSRVITVVATDITATNGVIHAIGNVLLP is encoded by the coding sequence ATGATGAAAAAATTAATGAAATTCCCCACGTATTTGTTTTTAGCTTTCTTAGGCTTAGCAGTAATTTCTTGTGAAGATGACGATGATGGAGTTGTAGATCCAGGTAATTCTGCTTACGATCTTACTAAAAGCAACCCTAACTTTTCAACCCTAGGACTTGCCATAGAACGAGCTGGTTTAGTAGATGTGTTAGATGGAAATGGAACTTTTACTGTTTTTGCGCCTACTAATGATGCATTTAATGAGTTCCTAATTGATAACAACTTTGCAACTTTAAATGATGTACCTGTAGACGCTTTACGTACGACACTTTTGTATCACGTGTTAGGAACCTCTGTTAGAAGTGCCCAACTAGCTGATGGTTATGTAAAAACATCTGCTACAAATGCAAATGGTAATGCATATGACGCCTACATTACGGCAGGTTTAGATCCTTCCATTAATGATGCAACTCTTGACTTGTCTCTGATTGATATAAACGTAGATAATGGAATTGTACACGTTATTGATGAAGTGTTAACCTTACCGACCATTGCTGACCTTGCTGTGTACAACCCAAATTTATCTAGTCTTGTTGCAGCTTTGAGTCAAGAAGAATTAGTATCTGTGGTAGATAATGAAAATGCTGCGCTTACTGTTTTTGCACCATTGAATTCTTCATTTGATGCCTTGATTACTGAAGACCCATTAAATGCTGGATGGACTGACCTCAACGATATTCTAGCATTGGGAGATGCAGGAGCATCTGCAACAAGTACATTAGATGGTGTACTAACTTATCACGTTTTAACTACTGGTGCTGTTCGTGCAGGGACAATTACAGATGGATTAATGCCTACTACGGCACAAGGTAGTATGTTCACTATAAACACTACTAACAATGTTACTATTACTGATGCTAATAGTAGAGTAATTACTGTTGTTGCTACAGATATCACAGCAACAAATGGAGTAATTCATGCTATAGGAAACGTATTATTGCCATAA
- a CDS encoding DinB family protein, giving the protein MKSQILAQRYDDVIFNGKHIANTNYHAFLQEIDYETAISRDLHVNSIAQLTRHVHYYINGVAQALQTGHLKIKDAHSFDFEPIQNETEWNYIKKIFFKDASTLSKLIKETPEFKLALPFIDEKYGSLERNINMMVEHCYYHLGQMVLLSKIIN; this is encoded by the coding sequence ATGAAATCTCAAATCCTTGCTCAACGTTATGATGATGTAATTTTTAATGGAAAGCACATAGCTAATACAAATTATCATGCATTTCTTCAAGAGATTGATTATGAAACAGCAATTTCTCGGGATCTTCACGTTAACAGTATTGCGCAGTTAACCAGACACGTTCATTATTACATAAATGGAGTTGCCCAAGCGTTGCAAACCGGTCATTTAAAAATTAAAGATGCGCATAGCTTTGATTTTGAGCCAATACAAAATGAGACCGAATGGAATTATATAAAAAAGATATTTTTCAAAGATGCCTCAACTTTATCGAAGCTTATAAAAGAAACGCCTGAATTTAAACTAGCACTTCCATTTATAGATGAGAAATATGGCTCGTTAGAGAGAAATATCAATATGATGGTAGAACATTGTTATTATCATCTCGGACAGATGGTTCTTTTATCAAAAATCATTAATTAA
- a CDS encoding serine hydrolase domain-containing protein — protein sequence MKKIFFFTCLLLSINSHSQNEKAQRIDSLFTAMNQNNEFNGVVLFAEDGKVIHKKAYGIADFGTNSPLTTASVFDLASVSKQFTAMGIVILMEQRKLALEDPISKYLPELEFYPIISIENLLTHTSGLPDYMDLMNEHWDHSKIATNKDVIDMMALKKPELLFEPDSEYEYSNTGYLLLASIIEKASGMSYGDFLSKHIFRPLEMNATVVNRPRFAPKEIPNLTKGHVNGTDGNPVVIDSYGTDQVSYFLDGIVGDGMVNSTVDDLYKWDRALYTDQLVSPRSKDKIFTPHVLSNGKLTNYGYGWQLKDHEKYGKTIGHSGAWAGYLTYIERHVDKDKTFIFLQNTSLMTTGNPVLNSRKILYNEPIEIIEFIEKEYTVSELKSYTGIYKNAAIAMDITIAIDGNQLTGQATGQGAFPLDSYEDHKFKFDPAGITIIFSDDKNSFKIKQGGNITLFSK from the coding sequence ATGAAAAAGATCTTCTTTTTTACATGCTTGCTGCTATCCATTAATTCTCATTCTCAAAATGAGAAAGCACAAAGAATAGATAGTTTGTTCACTGCGATGAATCAAAATAACGAGTTCAACGGTGTAGTACTTTTTGCAGAAGATGGAAAAGTGATTCACAAAAAAGCTTACGGTATTGCTGATTTTGGAACCAATTCACCTCTGACAACTGCATCTGTTTTTGATCTTGCTTCAGTTTCTAAGCAATTTACTGCTATGGGAATTGTTATTTTAATGGAACAAAGAAAACTAGCATTAGAAGATCCGATTTCAAAATATCTCCCAGAATTAGAGTTCTATCCTATCATTTCTATAGAAAATTTACTGACTCACACTTCAGGTTTGCCAGATTACATGGACTTGATGAATGAGCACTGGGATCATAGTAAAATTGCTACAAATAAAGATGTCATCGATATGATGGCACTTAAAAAGCCAGAGTTACTCTTTGAGCCAGATTCTGAATATGAATATTCTAACACAGGTTACCTACTTCTCGCAAGTATTATTGAGAAAGCGTCAGGAATGAGTTATGGTGATTTTTTATCTAAGCATATTTTTAGGCCTTTGGAAATGAACGCAACTGTTGTGAACAGACCGCGATTTGCTCCAAAAGAAATTCCTAACCTTACCAAAGGCCATGTAAATGGTACTGATGGCAATCCAGTCGTAATAGATAGTTATGGCACTGATCAAGTTTCTTACTTTCTTGATGGAATCGTAGGCGATGGAATGGTCAACTCTACGGTAGACGATTTATACAAATGGGATCGCGCATTGTATACAGACCAACTAGTTTCTCCTAGAAGTAAAGACAAAATCTTTACACCACACGTATTAAGCAATGGCAAATTGACCAATTATGGATATGGCTGGCAATTAAAAGATCATGAAAAATACGGTAAAACAATAGGTCACTCTGGCGCTTGGGCAGGTTACTTGACTTATATAGAAAGACATGTAGATAAAGATAAAACTTTCATCTTTTTACAAAACACCTCTTTAATGACTACTGGTAATCCAGTGCTCAACAGTCGTAAAATTTTATACAATGAACCTATTGAAATAATTGAATTTATTGAGAAAGAATATACTGTGAGCGAGTTAAAATCTTATACAGGTATTTATAAAAACGCAGCTATTGCCATGGATATCACTATCGCCATAGATGGTAATCAATTAACTGGACAAGCAACCGGGCAAGGAGCTTTTCCTTTAGATAGTTATGAAGATCATAAGTTCAAATTTGATCCCGCAGGAATTACTATCATCTTTAGTGATGATAAAAATTCTTTTAAAATTAAACAAGGAGGAAACATTACTTTGTTTAGTAAATAA
- a CDS encoding fasciclin domain-containing protein — translation MKILKKYSFTLLILLLAITSCEDADDNDNRIDPNNSAYDLTVSNSDLSLFNEALIRTSLDATLDNQGIYTVFAPNNAAFMQFLSTNGFADVAAVPVDQLRAVLLYHVITTRLETDVLTNGYLKTLAKDEEIESLDLYIEASSPILINGNATALQEDINVTNGVVHIIDEVLDLPTITTLINANPDFSNLASGLAANGLDSTLSSDIGTMQAPFTVFAPDNEGFQALVDLDTMDSIDTVQDILDLTNLSDILLYHVLGNDRLRAGEISNGLSVNTIIGNPFVIDTMTGIQFTDGSMTIANITSTDVTAINGIIHTIDIVIRPM, via the coding sequence ATGAAAATATTAAAAAAATACTCCTTTACTCTTCTGATTTTATTATTAGCCATAACTTCATGCGAAGATGCCGATGATAATGATAACAGAATCGATCCGAATAACTCTGCTTACGATTTAACTGTAAGCAATTCTGATTTAAGTCTTTTTAATGAGGCTCTAATACGCACTAGTCTGGACGCAACTTTAGATAATCAAGGAATTTATACCGTTTTTGCTCCTAACAATGCTGCTTTTATGCAGTTTTTAAGTACCAACGGTTTTGCAGATGTAGCTGCTGTGCCAGTAGACCAGCTTAGAGCTGTATTGCTTTATCATGTCATTACTACAAGATTGGAAACTGATGTTCTTACCAATGGATATTTAAAAACACTTGCTAAGGATGAAGAAATAGAATCCTTAGATCTTTATATCGAAGCTTCTTCACCTATCTTAATTAACGGTAACGCAACAGCTTTACAAGAAGATATTAATGTAACCAATGGTGTAGTTCATATTATAGATGAGGTACTTGATTTACCTACTATAACTACTTTAATTAATGCAAATCCAGATTTTAGCAATCTGGCTAGTGGTTTGGCTGCTAACGGATTAGACTCCACCTTGTCGAGCGATATAGGGACTATGCAAGCTCCTTTTACTGTTTTTGCGCCTGACAATGAAGGTTTTCAAGCATTAGTAGATTTAGACACTATGGATAGTATCGATACTGTTCAAGACATTTTAGATTTGACTAATTTGTCTGATATTTTATTGTATCATGTTTTAGGAAATGATCGTTTGAGAGCAGGAGAAATAAGCAATGGATTGAGTGTAAATACTATTATAGGAAATCCTTTTGTTATCGATACGATGACTGGAATTCAATTCACAGATGGCTCAATGACTATCGCAAACATCACCTCTACTGATGTCACTGCTATTAACGGTATCATTCATACGATAGATATCGTTATACGTCCTATGTAA
- a CDS encoding transcription elongation factor codes for MNDNDYLKFKIEINTYCLSILSDRLNTIKKNLDSLMDAKRNETKSSAGDKYETGRAMIQNEEELFKRQGAETRKILDQILRIDPDKICSKVEPGALVLLPSGHFYIGAGMGKMHVAGKDCFAISLSSPMGQALKGKTAGSTFQFQDKEIVILNIY; via the coding sequence ATGAATGACAATGACTATCTCAAATTCAAAATTGAGATAAATACCTATTGCTTATCTATTTTAAGCGATCGCTTGAACACTATTAAAAAGAATCTAGATTCTTTAATGGATGCAAAACGCAACGAGACCAAAAGCAGTGCTGGCGATAAGTATGAAACTGGTCGAGCGATGATTCAAAATGAGGAAGAATTATTTAAAAGACAAGGCGCAGAAACTCGTAAAATATTAGATCAAATATTGCGTATAGATCCTGATAAAATATGCAGTAAAGTAGAACCTGGAGCGTTGGTACTATTACCTTCTGGTCACTTTTATATAGGAGCAGGAATGGGTAAAATGCATGTTGCAGGTAAGGATTGTTTTGCCATAAGTCTCTCTTCGCCTATGGGACAAGCTCTCAAAGGTAAAACCGCTGGTTCAACATTTCAATTTCAGGATAAAGAAATCGTAATATTGAACATTTACTAA
- the mnmA gene encoding tRNA 2-thiouridine(34) synthase MnmA, translated as MAKVVVGLSGGVDSSVAAYLLKEQGHEVIGLFMKNWHDDTVTISDECPWLEDSNDAMLVADKLGIPFQTVDLSDQYKKRIVDYMFDEYARGRTPNPDVLCNREIKFDVFMDIALELGADFVATGHYCQKTTTVENGQEVHHLIGGADANKDQSYFLCQVSQKQLAKTLFPIGHLQKPQVREIAAAQNLITAGKKDSQGLCFIGKVRLPDFLQQQLQHKAGDIVEIDAQTSREKMLELVPVEEMGDENELVSLSRKRKYHPTEGKVVGQHQGAHYFTRGQRKGLAVGGTPEPLFVIETDVLTNTIYVGQGKQHPGLYRRGLFVTADEMHWIREDLEIAEGETMEVMARIRYRQTLEKATLHRAENGLYVIFDNEQSAISPGQFVAWYQENECLGSGVIS; from the coding sequence ATGGCAAAAGTAGTAGTAGGACTTTCTGGCGGCGTAGACTCTAGCGTTGCCGCATATTTATTAAAAGAGCAAGGTCATGAGGTGATCGGTCTGTTTATGAAAAACTGGCATGATGATACCGTTACCATAAGTGATGAATGTCCATGGTTAGAAGACTCTAACGATGCAATGCTCGTCGCAGATAAGTTAGGGATTCCTTTTCAGACGGTAGATTTGAGCGATCAATATAAAAAACGTATTGTAGATTATATGTTTGACGAGTACGCTCGTGGCCGCACACCTAATCCAGATGTACTTTGTAATCGGGAGATCAAGTTTGATGTCTTTATGGATATTGCCCTTGAACTAGGAGCAGACTTTGTCGCAACAGGACATTATTGCCAGAAAACTACAACAGTAGAAAACGGTCAAGAAGTTCACCATTTAATCGGTGGCGCAGACGCTAATAAAGATCAAAGTTATTTTTTATGTCAGGTATCGCAAAAACAGCTTGCCAAAACCCTTTTCCCAATTGGCCATCTTCAAAAGCCTCAAGTAAGAGAAATTGCCGCTGCACAGAACTTGATTACCGCTGGTAAAAAAGATTCTCAAGGATTGTGCTTTATAGGTAAAGTACGTTTACCAGATTTTTTACAACAGCAATTACAACATAAGGCTGGCGATATCGTAGAGATAGACGCACAAACTAGTCGTGAGAAAATGTTGGAATTAGTTCCAGTGGAAGAAATGGGAGATGAGAATGAATTGGTCTCGCTTTCGCGAAAGCGGAAATACCATCCCACAGAAGGAAAGGTAGTTGGGCAGCATCAAGGAGCACATTATTTTACTCGTGGACAGCGCAAAGGACTCGCCGTAGGAGGAACACCTGAGCCACTTTTTGTGATAGAAACTGATGTACTTACGAACACTATTTACGTGGGGCAAGGAAAACAACATCCTGGCTTATACCGTCGAGGACTTTTTGTAACCGCAGATGAAATGCACTGGATTAGAGAAGATCTGGAAATAGCAGAAGGTGAAACGATGGAAGTAATGGCGCGCATACGTTACCGTCAGACGCTTGAAAAAGCAACGCTACATCGAGCAGAAAATGGATTGTACGTTATTTTTGATAACGAGCAAAGCGCCATTTCTCCTGGACAATTTGTAGCTTGGTATCAAGAAAATGAGTGTTTAGGTAGCGGAGTGATAAGTTAA
- a CDS encoding TonB-dependent receptor: protein MKTYHLKFENECNENWSDMLPDHKGRFCKSCTKSVIDFTNKSTNEILDYLKKNKNTCGKMSSNQLVQPVFHKEKDLISINYSKTATKLMIAASIGAVALGNAQESTKAYSPTFNSYVEDIKSNTGNKDNKIKKPGTVAEQKLQNAPIINLKIKGAVKSKQTNKKLAKVKVTFYGLTDYISTYTDKEGNYTLNVPENLIQENNLLSYTFQGVSESTEEDGYNYSHSFQSNDIIISRKQLLDQQELLAEHEVFYLGGAFYSAYEPKPLVFVNGQKVPFRKLNRFYKGKKTEINFAGMSFKFIVEKLAIQLYGNKAKDGVYLFYNKLSE, encoded by the coding sequence ATGAAAACTTACCATCTCAAATTTGAAAACGAGTGTAATGAAAACTGGAGCGACATGCTACCAGATCACAAAGGCAGATTTTGTAAGTCTTGCACAAAAAGTGTAATAGACTTTACAAATAAATCTACAAATGAAATTCTTGATTATCTGAAAAAGAATAAGAATACTTGCGGTAAAATGTCTTCAAACCAGCTGGTACAACCTGTATTTCATAAAGAAAAGGATTTAATTTCAATTAATTATTCTAAAACAGCAACTAAATTAATGATCGCGGCTAGTATAGGTGCGGTTGCTTTGGGAAATGCCCAAGAAAGTACAAAAGCGTATTCTCCGACCTTTAATAGTTATGTGGAAGATATAAAAAGCAATACTGGTAACAAGGATAACAAAATTAAAAAGCCAGGCACTGTCGCAGAACAAAAGCTTCAAAATGCACCCATTATAAATTTAAAGATTAAAGGAGCGGTAAAGTCTAAACAAACTAATAAAAAGCTAGCGAAAGTAAAGGTCACTTTTTATGGATTAACTGATTATATTTCTACTTATACAGATAAAGAAGGTAATTATACGTTAAACGTGCCAGAGAATTTAATTCAAGAAAATAATCTCCTTTCTTACACTTTTCAAGGTGTAAGCGAATCTACCGAGGAAGATGGTTATAACTACAGTCATAGTTTTCAATCAAATGATATAATTATTTCAAGAAAACAGCTCTTAGATCAACAGGAACTTCTTGCAGAACACGAAGTCTTTTATTTGGGCGGTGCCTTTTATTCTGCTTATGAACCTAAACCATTAGTTTTTGTAAATGGACAGAAAGTACCTTTTAGAAAGTTAAATAGATTTTATAAAGGTAAAAAGACCGAAATCAACTTTGCTGGTATGAGCTTTAAATTCATAGTTGAGAAGCTTGCAATACAACTTTATGGAAATAAAGCTAAAGATGGCGTTTATTTATTTTACAATAAATTAAGTGAATGA